DNA sequence from the Gordonia polyisoprenivorans genome:
TCGAAGGACGTGCAGGCCGCCTACCTCGGCATCACAGCCGACCATGACACGGCAACTGAGACTGCCACCCCGGCTCCTGAGACGCCGGAACTGCAGAAGGAAGCACAGCGATGACCGAGTCCCAGCTTAGTTTCGACAACGTCACCGCCGGCTACGGCGCCAGCACCGTACTCCGCGACATCGACCTCGAGGTCCGCAGCGGCCAAGTCGTCGCGCTCCTCGGCGCGAACGGCGCCGGAAAGACGACCCTGCTCCGGACCGCCGCAGGACTGATCCGGCCCACCGGCGGCCGCGTGTTGATCGGTGACGAGGTCGTCAACAAGGCGGCGCCACACTTCCGGAGCCGTGCCGGCTTATGTCTCATCCCCGAGGGACGTGGCGTCTTCAAGGGCATGACGGTTCGTGACAACCTGCTCATGCAGATCCCGCCGTGGGAAAAGGACAAGTCCTTCGAGGTCGCACTCGCGGCGTTCCCCGCCCTCGAGACGCGTCTCGGCGAGCTGGCCGGCCGTCTCTCCGGTGGTCAGCAGCAGATGGTCGCGCTGTCGAGGGCCTATCTCGCCAAGCCGGACGTCGTCCTGCTGGATGAGGTCTCGATGGGCCTCGCCCCCGTGATCGTGGATCAGATCTTCGAGTCGTTGCGTGCGCTCGCCGCCCAGGGCACCGCGCTCCTTGTCGTCGAGCAGTATGTCGAGAGGGCCCTGGAGATGTCGGACCACGTCTACATGCTCAATCACGGCGGCATCGTCTTCTCCGGCTCGTCAAGCGAGCTCGACGAGGAGGCCGTCATGCGGGGCTACCTCGGCCATGCGGTCGAGGAGGCGGCGGAAGGCACCGTCGGTGAGCGCCAGCCGCTCGGTGGATAAGCAGGTAGCGCTCGTCACGGGGGCGGCCCGAGGTCAGGGCCGTGCCCATGCGCGCATGTTCGCGCAGCGAGGATTCGACATCGTCCTCCTCGATGTCTGTGGCCGGGTCGCAGCGACCTCCTATCCGCCGGCGACCTCCGAGGATCTGGCAGAGACGGTCGGAGCATGCGAGGTGCTCGGCGCGCGGGTCGTCGCGGCGGAGGTCGATCTGCGCGACGGACCCGAGGTGCGTGGGGTGGTCGACCGCGCCGTGGAGCAACTGGGGCGACTCGATGTCGTCGTCTCGAACGCCGGCGTCTCAGGCTTCCGGCCGTTCCTCGAGCTCGGCGACAGCGACTGGGACGACATGATCGGCAACAACCTCACCACAGCGCACCGGCTTCTTTCCGCTGCGGTGCCCCACATGGCTCGCCTCGGCAACGGTGGCTCGATCGTGCTGACGGCGTCCGTCGCGGGTGTGAAGGTCATCCCGTTCGAGGCGCACTACGTCGCGTCCAAGCACGGTCTGGTCGGGCTGATGCGCTCCCTCTCCGTCGAGCTGTCGCCGTACGGGATCCGCGTCAACGCGATCGCCCCGGGCGGAGTGGCGACCGTGATGGCGGAGGGTCACGACCTGCAGGGCATTTTCGGCGATGAGAACCGCTCGGCCATGTTCGCCGGCAGCTTCAGTCCGCTGGTGGCGCCGTACATGGCCACGGCGGAGGAGGTCGCCGAGGTTGTCGGTTTCCTCTGTTCTGATACCGCCCGCTCCATCACCGGACAGGTCGTTCCGGTGGACTTCGGCGTCACCGCACGCTGACGATCATTCCTCGGATCGGTGGAAGAACCGACCGCCGTCTGATGAATGTCTCGCTGCTGGGTTTCAGACCCGTGACCTCAGCAGCTGGTCCGGGGGAATTGGACGGGCATCAGCGATAGCGCGATCTGGGCGAGTTGCACCGTCCCCGGTGGCACGTGATCGTCACTACCGCTCGATCGAGACCTTGCTCTCCCCGGCACCCGGGTTGCGGCTCTCCCTGGCACCCGATTGCGCTGACCGTAACGAAGAGGTCCCGTCGGCATCGCCGACGGGACCTCTCGATTCTGCCCTGCTCAGTCGGTCTGGTCGGGCGGGATAACGATCTTGTTCTCCTCGAACTGCGCGATCTCGCTCTGGTCGTATCCGAGTCCGAGTAGGACCGAGCGGTTGTGCTCGCCGCGGCTCGACGCCGGCCGAACCTGTCCTGGGGTCTCCGAGAACCTGACAGGGACGGCGGCCTGGATCAGCTCGCCGAGCCTCGGATTCTGCACGGCGACCGTCAGGCCGCTCTCGCGAAGGCCCGGGTCGAAGCTGGTCATGATGGCGTGTCCGACCATACTGACCGCGACACAGCCGACGCGCAGCTTGATCGCGTCCGCCTCCCATTCCGGAGCGGGGCGCGTCGCCAGGCGCGGTGTGACCTCCTTGAGGAGCTCCGCGTCGTTCTCAGCGCGCGCCTCGACAGTGGCGAAGCGGGGTTCGCTCGCCAGATCCGGAGCCCCGATGAGCTCGGCGAAGCGACCGAAGTCGACGTCGCTGTAGACGGCCACGCAGACGAAAGTGTCGTCGGCCGCCTCGTAGCAGCGGTCGAGCGCGCTGACGCCCCAGTAGTCGTCATCGGTGATGCGCGCGGGAGGCTTGCCCTCGTAAGTGCAGAAATCGTCGGCGTACGCCATCGCATTGGCGCCGATCATCGAGGTGTACAGGAACTGGCCCACCCCGGTGCGACGCTGCTGATAAGCCGCCAGCGCGATCGCGGTGAGCACCACCAGGGCTGGGTTCGAGTCGCCGTCGACGACCTGCCCGAGGCGGGGCAGGACAATGGCCTGGAGTTCGATGAGTGACATGTCGAGGTTGCGCTCGGCCGCCGACCAGTAGCCGACCTGGCGACTGAAGCTGCCGGCGGCCGCCTGAGCGGCTTGGGCGTAGAGCGCGCGCTTCGCGTACGGGCCGTCCGTGCCGTAGCCGGCGGCGTGCAGGTACATCAGCCGCGGGTTGAGCTCATGCAGCGTCTCCCACCCGAGGCCGAGACGGTCGGCGACGCCGGCACGGTAGCCGTTGACGAAGATGTCGGCCTGAGCAATGATCCGGTGCGCGATGGCCTGGCCCTCCGGAGTGCGAAGGTCCAACGACACGCTCTCCTTGCCCTGGGTCGTCTTCGCGGTGGCGACGTCGGGACCGAAGGAGCGACGATGCGGATCGCCTGCCGGGTCCTCGAGCTTGATGACGCGCGCGCCGAGCGCGGCGGCCATGGTCACGCCGTACGGCATCGCGTAGAACGAACCCATCTCGACGATCGTCAGGCCTGCAAGGGCCTGTTCAGGGGCGGTCTCATCACGGGATGGCTGACACGCCGGTGCCGGGCCGCTCGGGAGCTCGCCGTGCGCACCGAGGATCGGTGCCGAACCGAGCACCCTCAGTGGCGTGTCGGTGAAGTGTGCGACCGGGCCCACCTGGCGGATCGTGCCGTGTACAGGGTCCTCGACCGAGATGCTGTCGCCGTTGTGCACGATCTGCGGGTGGTCGAGGCCTTCCTCGCATGTTGCGGCGATTTCGAAGGCCACGTCGGGGCTCGCGACCAGACGCGGGACCCAGTGGTCGAGATCCTTGTCCCGGAACGCCGTGAGCAGGATGTCCTCGAACTCCTGGGCGATCTCCGCGGTCGGGAAGGAGGGTAGGTCCGCGAAGCGCTCGTCTTGCAACTGGTCGCGGACGCCAGCGACGTCGACCAGCGCCCAGCCCTGCTTCGGCAGCAAGGTCGAGGTCTGGATGAAGCGTCCATCCTTGGTCGTGAGCAGAACTCCGTAGCGGCTCGCTGCGTTGGCGGATCGGGAGTCGCCCGTCGGCTTCTCGCCGCGCTTCTTCATCAGCTGGGCGACGACCGTGACGTAGTAATCCGCAGGCTCGAGGCCTGCCCAGATGGTGGCATCGACTTTCTGGCCGCGGCCGGTCGTCTCGCGCACCATCAGCGCGGCGAGTGCGCCCGCGACGCCCTGGTGGGCGGCGCCGAAACTGCCCCACGGGACCGGGTACATGATCGGTCCGTCCCGGTGCCCGAATGCGCCGCGGGCCCACAGCCCGGCCTTCGCCGCGACGAGGGAGTCGTGGCCTTTGATGTATCTGTACGGCCCGGTGTGTCCAAACGGTGTGATGTCCAGATACACCAGGCGGGGGTTCACCTTCGACAGCAGGTCGTACCCGACGTCGTAATCGTCGGACCGGTCGATCGGCAATGCATCGATGACGATGTCGGCGCTCGCAGCGAGACCCTGGACTGCCTTGCGCCCCTCGAGTGTGGTCAGGTCGGCGACGACGCTCTCCTTGCCACGGTTCCACACGAGGAAGCCGCTTGGCAGACGGCGCCGCAGGCCATCGCCCCTCGGCGGCTCGATCTTGATCACGCGTGCGCCTGCGTCGGCGAGGATCATCCCGGCGATGGAACCGGCGGGACTGCCCGAGCCGAGCTCGACAACAGTGAGTTCAGCGCAGATGTTATTCATTATTGCTACCTCTCACGAGCGGTGGAGTGTGACGCCTTGGGCGTTGAAGAAGAATCCGCCGGCGGTGACGATGGCGCGCTGAGCGCCGTCGACCTGCCGCGAGCCGGCTCGGCCCTGAAGTTGGAGGACGGCCTCGCGAAGGTGGCCCGAGCCCTGCGTGCCACCCTCGGAGAGCGAACCGCCGTGGGTGTTTATCGGCACTCGTCCGTTGATCAGGACGCGCTGCTTCTCGGTGTCCCAGTGCTGGGCGAGGAACTCGCCTGCCTCGCCGCGGCCGCACCAGCCGACGTTTTCGAACCAGTTCAGCGTGATGATCGTGAAGCCGTCGTACGGGTAGTAGACGTCGCAGTCCTCGATCCAGAAGTCGCTTTTGGCCTTGAGAGCCTGGACCGTGATCTGCTGGCCGTGGTGATCGAGATCGACGCTTTGGTCCTCGTCGTTTTTCGCGGCCATGCCAAGGGCGACGGCGTCGACCAGGACGGGTGGGTGCGGCAGATCGCGAGCTCGCTCCGGCGTGGTGATGACGAACGCGTCTGCGCCGTCCACCGCGATGTCCATGTCGTAAAGACACAGCGGCCAGCGCACCATCCGTGCCGACAGGTAGTCGTCCATGGTGAGCGGCTCGCGCATCGCAGCACCGGGATTGAGGACGGCGTTGGAGCGGCCGTTGATGGCGACATAGCCAAGATGTTCTCGCGGCACCTTGAACTCGTGGATGTAACGAGAAGCCCAGGCCGTATACCCGGACGAGGCCGACACACTGTCGACCACGCCGTTCATCGGCAGTCCGCCGACTGCGGCGCTGCGACGGAACGGGTCCTTCCACGCTGAGCCGGTGTTCCACGGCAGACGATAGGCACCGTGGTAGACGAGGACCGTCTCGCACATCCCCGAGGCCACCGCGCTCGCAGCCGCCGCGATGTGGTTGACGAGCGGCATCATCGGATTGGCGAACCAGGTCACCTCCGGGATACCCAGCATGGACTGAACAGACGGAGCGCTCGGATTGGTGCCGCAGATGCCGTCGACGTCTTTGGCTGTGAGCCCTGACTCCTGAAGCACCTTGATGCACGCCTCGGCGACAAGGGAGGCCTGGCTGCGGCCACTGTTGGTCGCCGTCATTCCGGTTGTCGCGACACCCGCGAAGGCAACCTTGTCGCGCATCGGATTGCGTGACGTGATCATGATTCATCTCCCAGTCGGAACGCGGGAACCGGCACGCCGCCGCGCTCGATCCAGTCGAGGTGGACGCGCTCTCCAATCGCGATGTCGTCATTGGGGGAGCCGATGACGGTGGCGGTGAAGCGCAGGCCGGGCTGTTCGTCGAGCTCGACCGTCACCAGCGGGTACGGAGTGCTGTAGTCGACGCCCGGAATCGGCGGGCCCTGGTGCATGAAGATGCAGAGGTAGATGCTGCCGTTGCCGCTGACCGGCTCTGCGCTGACGTCGGTAGACCAGCAAGAAGGACAGACCGGCCGCGGCGGGTGGTGCCAACCGCCGCAGTCCCCGCAGCGGTTGATCAGTAGCCGGTGCTCGAGACGGCCGCGGAAGTGCGACGCGTTGTCCCGCTCGACGCCATAGCCGGCGAAGGCCTCCAACAGTTCCTCGTCTGAGATCACAGAGTCATCACCTGCTGTTTGATGGACCACGCCTCGGGGATTTCACGGCCCGAGACCTGACCCGCACCGGTGATAACGATGACCTTGTTCGTGAAGCGGTTCAAGCCACCCTCCTATCGGATGACGGGGGTGTGACCCCCATCATTTTGTATAGCGTAAAGGGCGCCTACCGACATTACAATCTTTTGCATAGGTTAAATGATCTGAATAGGAGTGATGATGGCTGAAAGTGCTTGGGCAGGTGCGGATTTCACGCGGCCGCCGTCGGAGGTCGGCATCGCGTTGTGTTGCGCGTGTGAGCGGCGCGGGTGCTGCCAGCTCGGTCTCGGACGGGAGGAGCTCATGACCGACGGCTCGGTCGAGACGACGCTCGTGTGCGGTGCTGAGCACGAGGGCGGCCCGGGGGTTGCCCACGGCGGCTGGATCGCAGCGACGTTCGACGAGGTGACCGGCCATGTCACCCTGCTTTCCGGTCGGTTGGCAGTGACTGGCCAGATGACGGTCTCCTACCTGAAGCCGGTGCCGATCGAGCGGCCCCTCCGGGCCAAGGCGTGGGCAGTACGCAAGGAGGAGGGTCGGTGGTTCGTCGAGGCGGAGCTTCGGCTGGCGACCACCGGAGCCCTCCTGGGGCGGGCCGAGGCCACGATGGTGCTGCGCGACCGTGCCCACTTCGAGCGCCATCGGGCGTGGCTCGCCGAGCAGGACGAGTTGGCGCGCGGCGCCGGGATTTGACTCCGGCGCCGTGCCTGACCGGTGCCGGCTGCGGCGGTCAGATCTTGGTGGCGCCGTCGTCGGCAGTCGGCACTGCGTGCCGGTGATGGTTCGGGCGTCGTCGCTCGCCAGGAAGTCGAAGCGTTGGCGATGTCCTCCGCGCTGGAAATTAGCGGATTTAACCGGTACTGGCCCATCACTGCCTGGTACTACGGGCTCTCGGTGAACATCTTGTCGCTTCCCTTGACGCCTTCCAGTGCCATCACTGGTAGCTGAGCCTCGCAGATGGTCCGGGGTCGCGCGGACCCGGTAGGGCGAAAAGGCGATTGCGGCGTCCTGGCGGGCCCTTGGTTCTGCGACGGAGCTGGCGCAGATGATGGACCCGCCGTTGTCGTCCTCGATCATGGCCGGGATCGACGCTCGCAACGTGGTGTATGTGCCGGTGACGTTGATGTCGATCATGTCCTGCCAACGATCAGCCGGCATCTCTCAGGTCCGTCCCAGGTCGAGATTCCGGCACTCGCCACCACGACGTCGAGTCGGCCCAGTTCGCGTCGGCCCAGTTCGGCGATCCTGCGGCCGACGAGTTCCTCGAGCGCTGACAGGTCGCGGATAGCGACCGCAGTCCAAACGACTCGGCTGCCCAGTGCCTCGACCCGGCCGCACACGCCGTCGAGTGCGACGTCGGCGCCCTCCTGGGCCATACGGAGGGCGTGTGCCCCGCCCCGCCGCCCCGACCCCGTGGCTCCGGAGAGAAGGCCACCTGGCCCTCCGGCTTGCCCATTCGTCATTCCTCCCGTGGTTCGATGGCAAATCTCAACTCGCTGACTAAGGTAGATAATAGGAGGGGATCGCGGGAGGATCCTCCTCGGCGGGCGGGTCCTGGAGCGGAACCTGTTCAAGTGTCCCTTGACCTAGCGTTCTTACGCTGTAAGGTGACTATCAGAGCCAAGCGAATGGAGATGTTGATGGAACGCAAGATCTGGGCAAACTCTGGTGACTCGCACTTCCTGGAGCCGGCCGATATCTTCAGTGAGCGGCTGCCCCGTGATCTCGCGGAGCGGATGCCAAGATCGGAGAAGAGTGCGGACGGCACCAAGGAAACCGTCTACATCGACGGGGATTCCTTCGAGCGGCCTCTCCCGCGTCCGATCAAGGACGGTGAGTTCAAGGGGCAGACAATCGAGACCCTCAGCGCTCGCCCGCCGGGCGCGACGAACACCTACGAGCGTCTCAAGGATCTCGACCAGGAGGGCGTCTGGGGCGAGATCACGTTCCCGTCGCTCGGTATGTGGGCGAACATGATCAAGGATCCGGTGCTGGTCCGGGAAGGGTCCAAGGCCGTCAACGACTGGGCAATGGAAGAGATCCAGAATGTCGCCCCCGACCGTCTGATCGCTACCGCAATGCTGCCGCTGCTGGACGCCAAGGACGCGGCTGCGGAGGTCTATCGCGCGAAGGAGCGCGGCTTCTACGCGGTCTACCTGCCCACGGTGCCGCCCCAGGGGATGCCCACCTACAACGACCCGGTCTGGGAGCCGATGTGGGCGGCGATCGCCGAGACCGGCCTGATCCTGACCATCCATATCGGCACCGATGCCGGCGTCACGGTCCATTACCGTGGTCCAGGCGGCGCGGTGATGAACTACGTCGAGACGACGTACGGCGGCCAGCGCGCCACCACCCAGCTGATCGCGGGCGGTGTGCTTGACCGCTACGAGAGCCTCAAGGTTCTCATCGCCGAGGGCGGTGCCGCGTGGGCTCCCTTCATAGGCGACCGGATGAACGAGGGCTACCGCCAGCACGGCATGTTCGTCCGCCCGAAGCTGTCGCTGCTGCCCAAGGAGTACATCTATCGACAGGTGTACGTCTCGTTCCAGCATGATGAGACGGCCGTCGACGCGGTCACCTCGATGGGTTATCAGAACGTCATGTGGGGCAGCGACTATCCGCATCTCGAGGGCACGTACGGGCACACTCAGAAGACGCTGCACGAGTTGTTCGACGGGGTCGATCAGAAGGTCCGTCACCGAGTCACGATCGGATCGTTCCTCGACCTGTTCCCGCACATCGGTGAGCCCCCGGGCAACCTCGACCTGAACTGATCGGAGCGCGATGCACAAAACAGCGGCGGCGTGGATGTCCACGCCGCCGCTGTGGCTTTTGCCGGGTCCTGACCGTCGCTCAGTGAGCGGTCTTGTGGAAGTCCCAACTGACTGTGAGCGCAGGCACGAGGCGCAGCTACGCGTGGCCGACAGTTGATGAAGAACGTGCCGCCGCCTACTTGTCGCCGAACAGTCCCTCCGGAACTGCGAGGCTCTCGTCGGCGTTCTCGGTCCGCGGCGCGTTGCCCACCTGCTCCACCGATCCGATCAACTCGACGCCGCGCAGTTCCGAGAAGTCGGTGCCGGCGTCGATGACGACGCTGACCCGAAGGTCTCGCTGCAGGTTGACCCAGCGCTGCGATCTCACGATCGAGTTGAGCCAGAGCGACTGGCAGTCCCAGACAAACCACAGCGGAGAGTTGTGCGGCCGGCCGTCGGCACCGAGGGGGGCCGCGCGGCACATGCGCCCCTGGCCGAGGAAGGCATCGCGCTCGCCCTGGTCCATTGCGATCGCCCGCCCGCGCCGCTGTGAACTGGTTGTTCCGGTCATAGATCGACTATATGCAGGAAGATCTGAATAAATGCACTGGTCGGTCCAGGGGTGGTGGTGAGCAGGGCACCAGTTTCGTCGACACCGCCGACGCGTACGGCGGTCCCAGCGGCCCGGAGAAGATCATCGGTCACTGGTTCGCGCAGGGTGGTCTGAGGCGTGACAAGTCCCGTGATCGCCGCCAAGTTGTACGACTGGCGCACCCGACTGGCCGAACGCCCGTCGGTACGGCACATCCGAAGGGCAACGAGGCCGCCACGGGGCGTGGACTCCTCGGCTTGGTTTCGGAGCAGAGCATCGACAACCTCACGGCCGGGATGTGGAGCTCGGAGTTCCTTGCCTGCGTGCCTGGACTATGGCCTCGGCGTGATCGCGTGGAGCCCCTCGGGTGGCGGATTCCTCGGCGGCGTTCTGCAGAAGGCCGCTCGACGACTCGCTGGGCGCACTCGCCATCGCCATCCGGCTCAGCGCCGACACGCTCGTGCAGCTGGACGAGATCGTCCCCGGCTCGGGAGGCGCCGCGGCTGACGCCTACGCCCATCCCGTCGTACGCGGAGAGGGAGAGCGAGCAGTTCCAAGTCGCACATGTGGGGGCGCCGCTCAGATGAGCCCGACCTGCGTGACGCTGACGACCCGCGCACCTTCCGCCATCGCCCACGACCGCGCGGTGGGGCCGCTCTACGGCGTCCATCCCAGCAGCGATGGATGCTCCGTCCTGTTCGGCGCGGTCGAACTCAAGTTCTTCGAGCGGTTCCGCGCGGGCGTCGGGCGACCGGACCTCGTCGACCACCACTTCTGCGACGACATCGAGTTCGGCTTCGGTGACGACGAACTGCACCGCCAGCTCAAGCCGGTCTTCGCATCGGCGACGCGGCAGCAGCGCTTCGTCGACTGGGACGTACCCGGCAGCACTGTGCTGCAATCGCCCGATTCGACCTCTTCACCGCCCGTGGCCTCCTGGAGCGCGAGCGCGGGCAGTGGCCCTACGTGATGCTTCCGATCCGCTGGCAGCGTGTTGATGAGCGCGCCGGCTCCGGGCTGAGGCGCCCCGCAGCGCTCGGCGCAGACAACGAATCCGTTATCGCTGAGTGGCTCCGCTGGCATGGGTGGGCTGATCGGACGATCGGCCCACCCATTGTCGTGAGGTCATTCCGCCGCGAAGTGGGCGACCGCTTCGGCCTTCTGTAGGGCCGGATGATCGCCGTCGACCGGGTGGAGTACAACGCTCAGCCGGCCCTCGCGCGGCACGTCATCGGCGTACCACGCCGAGCCATCATCAGCGCGGACGAGTAACTTGTGGGCGTCTGCGGTGTCCCACTCCGCCTGCACGGCGCGCAGCGGCGGATGAAGGAAGTACGAACCGCTCACGACGGGCTCACCATCACGGACCCAGAGCTCGAAGCTGGGGTTGCCTATCGGCTCCTCCTCCTCCGGGGGGAGTTGTCTTGTCGGTTCACTCATGCCTGTGTCCTTTCCAGAACGGGTTGCGGTGCGGGTACGCGGGTCTGCAGCCCGCGGATCAGGGTCTCCACCCCGAAGTCGTAGAAGTCCGCGCCGTGCAGTTCTGCGCTGACGGAGCTTGCGCGAGAGACGATGTCGGTGGGGTCGGCGACGTCGTCGCGTCGAGTGTCGCCTTGCAGAGTCACGCGGTAGCGACCGAACAAGTAGGTGTGGATCAGGGCGTAGGCGCGCACCACATCGGTGTCGTCGAAGCCGGCCTCGGAGAGCAACTCCATGATGGTTCGCATCACGTCGCGCTGGGTGCTATGCATTCGGTCCAGAAGCACCTCGCCGACGCCACGGTGCTGTCGCAGGGTGGCGTCGATCCGGTCGATCAGCGTGCGCAGGCGGACCGGCCAAGTCTCATTGCCCAAGTCGGTGGTGAGAATCTTCGCCAATGCTTGAGCTGCGACGAGGTCGAGCAGTTCCTGCTTGTTTGCGACGTAGTAGTAGGCCGCCATCGCCGAGACTCCGAGCTCTCGTGACAGCGCACGCATCGACAGAGCGCCGACGCCGTCGCGACGCACGATCGCCAGCGCCGCGTCAACGATCGCGTCCTCGGTGAGCGGACTCGTCGCCATCGGTCCTCCTCGGCTTATACATCGTAAGAATACTCGGCCTAGTCAACCTACTATGCCGGACGCAACGGTGCCCCTACCAGCCATGTGAGGTCGGTCGTACGGGTGCGATCAGGAACTGGCGGAACAGGAGATGTCGACCATCACGTACTTGGCGCAGGGGAGTTCCAGGATGCCGGCGCGCGCCCGCCAATTAGGTAACTGATATAGATAAAAGTCCCTATCGAGGGTTAGCATCTTTGGGCGGACACGTCCGCCGAGTGTGCTCTACGAAGAAGGAGTTGCCCCGCATGAACCTGACAATGTTGCTCGAAATGGCCGCGGACGGCTTCGGCGACCGGGTGGTCGTCGGCCGCCGCACCGATGGTTTGACCGCGGGCGACCTGCGCCAGGCGGCGCTGCGCGGTGCGGAGCTGGTGGCCGCGACCGAGGCCGAGGCGATCGTCTACGTCGCGGTCAACGGACCGGCCTTCCCGGTCGCCATGTTCGCCGCAGCATATGCCGGTGTGCCGCTGGTGCCGCTGAACTTCCGGCTCGGCGAGGAGCAGCTGGTCGATCTCCTCGACAAGCACCCCGGCGCGTTGATGATCGTGGATCCCACCGCGACCGGCCTTCTCGCTCGCGGTGGGGAGCGTGCCCGGACCACCGAACAGTGGGTCGCGGAGACGACCGTCGGCGCCGAGCTTGAGGCGAGTCTCGTCGAGAGTGATGCGCCGGCGGCGATCATCTACACCTCAGGTACGACGTCCGCGCCGAAGGGCGTGCTGCTGCGGCACACCAACCTGACCTCGTACGTCCTCGGCACCGTCGAGTTCGCCAGCGCCGACGAGGAGGAGGCAGCGCTGGTCAGCGTGCCGCCTTACCACATCGCCGCGGTCGCCAACGTCATCTCGAACCTCTTCGCCGGGCGCCGCACCATCGTGCTCGACCGCTTCGAGCCGTCCGAGTGGCTCGGGACCGTGCGCTCGGAGGAGATCACCAGCGCGCTGGTGGTGCCGACGATGCTCGCTCGGATCGTGGACTTCGACGGTGACAAGTCCGCTCCCTCGCTGCGAAACCTCGCCTACGGTGGTGCGCCGATGCCTGCTCCGGTCATCCGTCGCGCGATGGAGACCTGGCCCGAGGTCAACTTCGTGAATGCGTATGGGCTCACCGAGACGAGTTCGACGGTCGCCCTGCTGTCACCCGACGACCACCGGGCCGCGTATGAGTCGCCGGACCCTTTCGTGCGGGTCCGGCTCGGCTCGGTGGGTCGCGCGGTGCCTGGGGTCGAGATCGAGATCCGCAACGACGAGGGCTGGGCGGTAAGGGCCGGCGAACGGGGTCACATCTGG
Encoded proteins:
- a CDS encoding class I adenylate-forming enzyme family protein; translated protein: MNLTMLLEMAADGFGDRVVVGRRTDGLTAGDLRQAALRGAELVAATEAEAIVYVAVNGPAFPVAMFAAAYAGVPLVPLNFRLGEEQLVDLLDKHPGALMIVDPTATGLLARGGERARTTEQWVAETTVGAELEASLVESDAPAAIIYTSGTTSAPKGVLLRHTNLTSYVLGTVEFASADEEEAALVSVPPYHIAAVANVISNLFAGRRTIVLDRFEPSEWLGTVRSEEITSALVVPTMLARIVDFDGDKSAPSLRNLAYGGAPMPAPVIRRAMETWPEVNFVNAYGLTETSSTVALLSPDDHRAAYESPDPFVRVRLGSVGRAVPGVEIEIRNDEGWAVRAGERGHIWISGEQVSAEYAGIGRMVDERGFFDTRDEGFLDEDGYLFVGGRTDDTIIRGAENIAPAEIESVFYRHEAVSDVAVIGIPDEEWGQCVVAVVVLHEGASATSDELREFVRGTLRSSKTPDQIVFWHELPRTETGKLVRRNVVAQFRSERV